A DNA window from Candidatus Methylomirabilota bacterium contains the following coding sequences:
- a CDS encoding enoyl-CoA hydratase-related protein yields MAYEHLQVQTSEGITTITINRPQALNVLAAATMQELEQAFLGARDDPAVGVVILTGAGEKAFIAGGDIREVLAGLAEGAASARDQFARKGQKLVTLIERLGKPVIAAVNGFALGGGSEIVQACHLAIAADTAKFGQPEINIGFNPCWGATQRLPRQVGRKHAMALILTGEMIDAQDAYRIGLVNKVVPSNELMPEAEKLARLLLTKSPTVLQLCLEAVIHGVEMPLADGLEHEASLFAMAVVTGDALEGIQAFIDKRKPVFKGR; encoded by the coding sequence ATGGCCTACGAACACCTTCAAGTCCAGACCTCCGAAGGGATTACTACGATCACCATCAACAGGCCCCAGGCTTTGAACGTTTTGGCCGCAGCCACCATGCAGGAACTGGAGCAGGCCTTTCTCGGGGCCCGCGACGACCCCGCAGTGGGGGTGGTGATCCTGACAGGGGCCGGGGAGAAGGCTTTCATCGCCGGGGGTGACATTCGGGAGGTCCTTGCCGGCCTCGCGGAAGGGGCCGCCTCCGCTCGAGACCAGTTCGCCCGGAAGGGACAGAAGTTAGTCACCCTCATCGAGCGGCTGGGCAAGCCGGTCATCGCCGCGGTGAACGGGTTTGCTTTGGGTGGCGGTTCTGAGATCGTTCAGGCCTGTCACCTGGCCATCGCCGCCGACACCGCGAAATTTGGCCAACCCGAGATCAACATCGGTTTCAATCCCTGCTGGGGAGCCACACAGCGCCTCCCCCGCCAGGTGGGACGCAAGCACGCGATGGCGCTCATTCTCACAGGAGAAATGATCGACGCGCAGGATGCATACCGGATTGGCCTCGTGAATAAGGTCGTCCCATCAAATGAGCTGATGCCCGAGGCAGAGAAGCTCGCTCGCCTGCTCTTGACCAAATCCCCGACCGTCCTCCAGCTGTGTCTCGAGGCCGTGATCCATGGAGTGGAAATGCCTCTGGCCGATGGACTTGAACACGAGGCAAGCCTATTTGCCATGGCTGTCGTAACCGGTGACGCACTAGAAGGAATCCAAGCTTTCATTGACAAGCGTAAACCCGTTTTCAAGGGACGCTAA